Proteins found in one Choristoneura fumiferana chromosome 16, NRCan_CFum_1, whole genome shotgun sequence genomic segment:
- the LOC141436087 gene encoding uncharacterized protein isoform X1, which produces MDSNTSKSSSSAPKPIKKENEEEIKEFAETAMNELLGWYGYERLELRRWAASRARGQSPDQASDQKNKDECSWCNKSITDSGALQQAGAVFCSELCFSQSRRANFKRAKTCDWCRHVRHTVAYVDFQDGASQLQFCSDKCLNQYKMHIFCRETQAHLDLNPHLVNASSTSNLITPELWLKNCKSRSASPTSERSGSPESSKQPEKTEAKSRKSPLPLITIAPSAKLMKPKTPEEKTVQKSPETKKDTRLKMNLRKRRTSKCSATVTSQTVKHASTPKAQDLRMRSPSMDRSSPTSTIGNSAIHSPPHPINPHTMPTPQFPNPMYGMPPPFMDNHANDHRPMFPSRFGFMPRPGMPMHQERPRIPPPLNFPPPLGQAPPVTVLVPYPVILPIPLPIPIPIPFASFLQAHCATKVKIETNIDDAEGPLDFTMNSDKNQDEEAKENNNETNTEPEKTSSDQSNELNDRIEEKEAETEDSETVNAEQTLPKFKITRLGNKMAKIVTKAREPSESSRPLRKRRRLVEVVTEEDPLIPKTRKIVQV; this is translated from the exons GAATTTGCAGAAACAGCGATGAATGAGCTGCTAGGATGGTATGGATACGAACGGCTGGAACTGCGGCGCTGGGCGGCGTCCCGCGCCCGCGGCCAGAGCCCTGACCAAGCCAGCGATCAGAAAAACAAAG aCGAATGCTCGTGGTGCAACAAGAGTATAACGGACAGTGGAGCGTTGCAGCAGGCTGGGGCAGTGTTCTGTTCGGAGCTGTGTTTCAGCCAATCACGACGCGCCAATTTCAAGCGAGCGAAGACTTGTGATTGGTGCAGACACGTGCGGCATACTGTTGCATACGTGGACTTTCAG GACGGCGCCTCACAGCTACAGTTCTGCTCCGACAAATGCCTCAATCAATACAAGATGCACATATTCTGCCGCGAGACGCAGGCGCACCTCGATCTCAACCCGCACCTGGTAAACGCCTCTTCTACTTCTAACCTCATAACCCCAGAACTCTGGCTCAAAAATTGCAAAAGCAGATCAGCATCGCCAACATCCGAACGCTCCGGCTCACCCGAGAGCAGCAAGCAACCCGAAAAAACGGAAGCAAAGAGTCGCAAATCCCCACTACCATTAATCACGATAGCTCCATCAGCAAAACTCATGAAGCCAAAGACGCCTGAAGAGAAGACCGTACAGAAATCACCGGAAACTAAAAAGGATACCAGATTAAAGATGAATTTGAGGAAGCGGAGGACGTCGAAATGCTCAGCCACTGTGACGTCACAAACAGTGAAACACGCATCCACGCCTAAGGCCCAAGACTTGCGGATGCGAAGCCCTTCAATGGACAGGTCGTCTCCAACATCCACTATAGGAAACAGTGCGATACACTCTCCTCCTCACCCTATAAATCCGCACACGATGCCAACTCCTCAATTTCCTAATCCAATGTACGGCATGCCTCCTCCTTTCATGGACAATCATGCGAATGACCACCGGCCGATGTTTCCATCCCGTTTCGGCTTCATGCCGCGGCCAGGAATGCCTATGCACCAGGAGAGACCTCGAATCCCGCCGCCCTTAAACTTTCCTCCGCCTCTGGGTCAAGCTCCACCTGTCACCGTCCTTGTTCCGTACCCAGTGATTCTACCAATTCCCCTCCCTATCCCAATCCCGATTCCCTTTGCATCCTTCCTCCAAGCACACTGCGCTACTAAAGTCAAAATTGAGACAAACATAGACGACGCTGAAGGACCATTAGACTTCACAATGAACAGTGACAAGAATCAGGACGAGGAAGCTAAGGAAAACAACAATGAAACGAACACGGAACCCGAAAAGACTTCTAGTGATCAAAGCAACGAACTAAATGACCGGATAGAAGAAAAAGAAGCTGAGACCGAAGACAGTGAAACTGTCAACGCGGAACAGACTCTCCCTAAGTTTAAGATTACGAGGTTAGGAAACAAAATGGCGAAGATAGTCACTAAAGCGCGGGAGCCATCAGAATCTAGTAGACCTTTAAGGAAACGACGGAGACTTGTTGAAGTTGTGACTGAGGAGGATCCCCTTATTCCGAAGACAAGGAAAATCGTTCAAGTTTAA
- the LOC141436087 gene encoding uncharacterized protein isoform X2, translating to MNELLGWYGYERLELRRWAASRARGQSPDQASDQKNKDECSWCNKSITDSGALQQAGAVFCSELCFSQSRRANFKRAKTCDWCRHVRHTVAYVDFQDGASQLQFCSDKCLNQYKMHIFCRETQAHLDLNPHLVNASSTSNLITPELWLKNCKSRSASPTSERSGSPESSKQPEKTEAKSRKSPLPLITIAPSAKLMKPKTPEEKTVQKSPETKKDTRLKMNLRKRRTSKCSATVTSQTVKHASTPKAQDLRMRSPSMDRSSPTSTIGNSAIHSPPHPINPHTMPTPQFPNPMYGMPPPFMDNHANDHRPMFPSRFGFMPRPGMPMHQERPRIPPPLNFPPPLGQAPPVTVLVPYPVILPIPLPIPIPIPFASFLQAHCATKVKIETNIDDAEGPLDFTMNSDKNQDEEAKENNNETNTEPEKTSSDQSNELNDRIEEKEAETEDSETVNAEQTLPKFKITRLGNKMAKIVTKAREPSESSRPLRKRRRLVEVVTEEDPLIPKTRKIVQV from the exons ATGAATGAGCTGCTAGGATGGTATGGATACGAACGGCTGGAACTGCGGCGCTGGGCGGCGTCCCGCGCCCGCGGCCAGAGCCCTGACCAAGCCAGCGATCAGAAAAACAAAG aCGAATGCTCGTGGTGCAACAAGAGTATAACGGACAGTGGAGCGTTGCAGCAGGCTGGGGCAGTGTTCTGTTCGGAGCTGTGTTTCAGCCAATCACGACGCGCCAATTTCAAGCGAGCGAAGACTTGTGATTGGTGCAGACACGTGCGGCATACTGTTGCATACGTGGACTTTCAG GACGGCGCCTCACAGCTACAGTTCTGCTCCGACAAATGCCTCAATCAATACAAGATGCACATATTCTGCCGCGAGACGCAGGCGCACCTCGATCTCAACCCGCACCTGGTAAACGCCTCTTCTACTTCTAACCTCATAACCCCAGAACTCTGGCTCAAAAATTGCAAAAGCAGATCAGCATCGCCAACATCCGAACGCTCCGGCTCACCCGAGAGCAGCAAGCAACCCGAAAAAACGGAAGCAAAGAGTCGCAAATCCCCACTACCATTAATCACGATAGCTCCATCAGCAAAACTCATGAAGCCAAAGACGCCTGAAGAGAAGACCGTACAGAAATCACCGGAAACTAAAAAGGATACCAGATTAAAGATGAATTTGAGGAAGCGGAGGACGTCGAAATGCTCAGCCACTGTGACGTCACAAACAGTGAAACACGCATCCACGCCTAAGGCCCAAGACTTGCGGATGCGAAGCCCTTCAATGGACAGGTCGTCTCCAACATCCACTATAGGAAACAGTGCGATACACTCTCCTCCTCACCCTATAAATCCGCACACGATGCCAACTCCTCAATTTCCTAATCCAATGTACGGCATGCCTCCTCCTTTCATGGACAATCATGCGAATGACCACCGGCCGATGTTTCCATCCCGTTTCGGCTTCATGCCGCGGCCAGGAATGCCTATGCACCAGGAGAGACCTCGAATCCCGCCGCCCTTAAACTTTCCTCCGCCTCTGGGTCAAGCTCCACCTGTCACCGTCCTTGTTCCGTACCCAGTGATTCTACCAATTCCCCTCCCTATCCCAATCCCGATTCCCTTTGCATCCTTCCTCCAAGCACACTGCGCTACTAAAGTCAAAATTGAGACAAACATAGACGACGCTGAAGGACCATTAGACTTCACAATGAACAGTGACAAGAATCAGGACGAGGAAGCTAAGGAAAACAACAATGAAACGAACACGGAACCCGAAAAGACTTCTAGTGATCAAAGCAACGAACTAAATGACCGGATAGAAGAAAAAGAAGCTGAGACCGAAGACAGTGAAACTGTCAACGCGGAACAGACTCTCCCTAAGTTTAAGATTACGAGGTTAGGAAACAAAATGGCGAAGATAGTCACTAAAGCGCGGGAGCCATCAGAATCTAGTAGACCTTTAAGGAAACGACGGAGACTTGTTGAAGTTGTGACTGAGGAGGATCCCCTTATTCCGAAGACAAGGAAAATCGTTCAAGTTTAA